One Stigmatopora nigra isolate UIUO_SnigA chromosome 1, RoL_Snig_1.1, whole genome shotgun sequence DNA segment encodes these proteins:
- the tnnt2a gene encoding troponin T type 2a (cardiac) isoform X4 → MEEEDKPTGEEEDGVEEEEEEAGEEEQDGEVEEEEGEESKPKFKPFMMPNLIPPKIPDGEKVDFDDIHRKRMEKDLMELQTLIEVHFESRKKEEEDIIHLKERIERRRSERAEQQRIRSEREKERQKRLEDERTRKEDEEAKKRAEEDAKKKKTLTSLHFGGYMQKLTEKRSGKKQTERERKKKILNERRKSLDVDNLNQEQLKVKAKELWEWMQQLEAEKFELQSQITSKKYEINVLRNRVSDQQKM, encoded by the exons atggagGAGGAAG ACAAACCCACTGGTGAGGAGGAAGACGGggtagaggaggaagaagaggaggctgGTGAAGAAGAACAAG ATGGcgaagtggaagaagaagaaggagaag AAAGCAAACCAAAGTTCAA GCCGTTTATGATGCCCAACCTCATCCCGCCCAAGATTCCAGATGGAGAAAAAGTCGACTTTGAT GATATTCATCGCAAACGGATGGAGAAGGACTTAATGGAACTTCAGACTTTGATTGAGGTTCATTTTGAGAGCaggaagaaggaagaagaagataTCATTCATCTTAAAGAGAGGATA GAGAGGCGCCGCTCTGAGCGGGCAGAGCAGCAAAGAATCCGCAGTGAGCGAGAAAAGGAGCGACAGAAACGTCTtgag GACGAGCGAACTCGTAAAGAGGACGAGGAGGCCAAGAAAAGAGCAGAGGAGGatgccaagaagaagaaaaccctGACCAGTCTGCACTTTGGGGGTTACATGCAGAAACTG ACAGAGAAGCGAAGTGGCAAGAAgcagacggagagagagaggaaaaagaagATTCTCAATGAAAGACGAAAATCTCTGGATGTTGACAACTTGAACCAGGAGCAACTCAA AGTCAAAGCTAAGGAGTTGTGGGAGTGGATGCAACAGCTGGAAGCTGAGAAGTTTGAGTTGCAGTCACAGATCACAAGCAAGAAATATGag aTCAACGTTCTAAGGAACCGTGTCAGTGACcagcagaaaatgtaa
- the tnnt2a gene encoding troponin T type 2a (cardiac) isoform X2 encodes MEEEDKPTGEEEDGVEEEEEEAGEEEQDGEVEEEEGEEESKPKFKPFMMPNLIPPKIPDGEKVDFDDIHRKRMEKDLMELQTLIEVHFESRKKEEEDIIHLKERIERRRSERAEQQRIRSEREKERQKRLEDERTRKEDEEAKKRAEEDAKKKKTLTSLHFGGYMQKLTEKRSGKKQTERERKKKILNERRKSLDVDNLNQEQLKVKAKELWEWMQQLEAEKFELQSQITSKKYEINVLRNRVSDQQKM; translated from the exons atggagGAGGAAG ACAAACCCACTGGTGAGGAGGAAGACGGggtagaggaggaagaagaggaggctgGTGAAGAAGAACAAG ATGGcgaagtggaagaagaagaaggagaag AAGAAAGCAAACCAAAGTTCAA GCCGTTTATGATGCCCAACCTCATCCCGCCCAAGATTCCAGATGGAGAAAAAGTCGACTTTGAT GATATTCATCGCAAACGGATGGAGAAGGACTTAATGGAACTTCAGACTTTGATTGAGGTTCATTTTGAGAGCaggaagaaggaagaagaagataTCATTCATCTTAAAGAGAGGATA GAGAGGCGCCGCTCTGAGCGGGCAGAGCAGCAAAGAATCCGCAGTGAGCGAGAAAAGGAGCGACAGAAACGTCTtgag GACGAGCGAACTCGTAAAGAGGACGAGGAGGCCAAGAAAAGAGCAGAGGAGGatgccaagaagaagaaaaccctGACCAGTCTGCACTTTGGGGGTTACATGCAGAAACTG ACAGAGAAGCGAAGTGGCAAGAAgcagacggagagagagaggaaaaagaagATTCTCAATGAAAGACGAAAATCTCTGGATGTTGACAACTTGAACCAGGAGCAACTCAA AGTCAAAGCTAAGGAGTTGTGGGAGTGGATGCAACAGCTGGAAGCTGAGAAGTTTGAGTTGCAGTCACAGATCACAAGCAAGAAATATGag aTCAACGTTCTAAGGAACCGTGTCAGTGACcagcagaaaatgtaa
- the tnnt2a gene encoding troponin T type 2a (cardiac) isoform X1: protein MEEEDKPTGEEEDGVEEEEEEAGEEEQDGEVEEEEGEEESKPKFKPFMMPNLIPPKIPDGEKVDFDDIHRKRMEKDLMELQTLIEVHFESRKKEEEDIIHLKERIERRRSERAEQQRIRSEREKERQKRLEDERTRKEDEEAKKRAEEDAKKKKTLTSLHFGGYMQKLTEKRSGKKQTERERKKKILNERRKSLDVDNLNQEQLKVKAKELWEWMQQLEAEKFELQSQITSKKYEIQEDQEGLEEIDADL, encoded by the exons atggagGAGGAAG ACAAACCCACTGGTGAGGAGGAAGACGGggtagaggaggaagaagaggaggctgGTGAAGAAGAACAAG ATGGcgaagtggaagaagaagaaggagaag AAGAAAGCAAACCAAAGTTCAA GCCGTTTATGATGCCCAACCTCATCCCGCCCAAGATTCCAGATGGAGAAAAAGTCGACTTTGAT GATATTCATCGCAAACGGATGGAGAAGGACTTAATGGAACTTCAGACTTTGATTGAGGTTCATTTTGAGAGCaggaagaaggaagaagaagataTCATTCATCTTAAAGAGAGGATA GAGAGGCGCCGCTCTGAGCGGGCAGAGCAGCAAAGAATCCGCAGTGAGCGAGAAAAGGAGCGACAGAAACGTCTtgag GACGAGCGAACTCGTAAAGAGGACGAGGAGGCCAAGAAAAGAGCAGAGGAGGatgccaagaagaagaaaaccctGACCAGTCTGCACTTTGGGGGTTACATGCAGAAACTG ACAGAGAAGCGAAGTGGCAAGAAgcagacggagagagagaggaaaaagaagATTCTCAATGAAAGACGAAAATCTCTGGATGTTGACAACTTGAACCAGGAGCAACTCAA AGTCAAAGCTAAGGAGTTGTGGGAGTGGATGCAACAGCTGGAAGCTGAGAAGTTTGAGTTGCAGTCACAGATCACAAGCAAGAAATATGag
- the tnnt2a gene encoding troponin T type 2a (cardiac) isoform X3, with translation MEEEDKPTGEEEDGVEEEEEEAGEEEQDGEVEEEEGEESKPKFKPFMMPNLIPPKIPDGEKVDFDDIHRKRMEKDLMELQTLIEVHFESRKKEEEDIIHLKERIERRRSERAEQQRIRSEREKERQKRLEDERTRKEDEEAKKRAEEDAKKKKTLTSLHFGGYMQKLTEKRSGKKQTERERKKKILNERRKSLDVDNLNQEQLKVKAKELWEWMQQLEAEKFELQSQITSKKYEIQEDQEGLEEIDADL, from the exons atggagGAGGAAG ACAAACCCACTGGTGAGGAGGAAGACGGggtagaggaggaagaagaggaggctgGTGAAGAAGAACAAG ATGGcgaagtggaagaagaagaaggagaag AAAGCAAACCAAAGTTCAA GCCGTTTATGATGCCCAACCTCATCCCGCCCAAGATTCCAGATGGAGAAAAAGTCGACTTTGAT GATATTCATCGCAAACGGATGGAGAAGGACTTAATGGAACTTCAGACTTTGATTGAGGTTCATTTTGAGAGCaggaagaaggaagaagaagataTCATTCATCTTAAAGAGAGGATA GAGAGGCGCCGCTCTGAGCGGGCAGAGCAGCAAAGAATCCGCAGTGAGCGAGAAAAGGAGCGACAGAAACGTCTtgag GACGAGCGAACTCGTAAAGAGGACGAGGAGGCCAAGAAAAGAGCAGAGGAGGatgccaagaagaagaaaaccctGACCAGTCTGCACTTTGGGGGTTACATGCAGAAACTG ACAGAGAAGCGAAGTGGCAAGAAgcagacggagagagagaggaaaaagaagATTCTCAATGAAAGACGAAAATCTCTGGATGTTGACAACTTGAACCAGGAGCAACTCAA AGTCAAAGCTAAGGAGTTGTGGGAGTGGATGCAACAGCTGGAAGCTGAGAAGTTTGAGTTGCAGTCACAGATCACAAGCAAGAAATATGag
- the lad1 gene encoding ladinin-1 — MYINRRNWSTLSNLACQWTVEDEEEVERERRRRVKSSSGCDIEDDFIAAPIGTPPSKPESPHESFQDSTSTEQMQVDFMEILRVRDEKRQLRRTESLRRQKGIGEDDECGNRRASSEELTVEQCESITESHLPQRSTAPISSSHHENGDPREKNSISKQPSNPARKFVSSVSISLDKSPSTSGPSTPVSPISPMNPRSAREQWTSPSNSPSSLAPRIRIPNGHAPQTCVISSTTNNKSETTTNPVFIRKSSRTISFRMMRKTDEESSPLQRSASVKVASKKFDLDKNGPPKEEKEPSFQRNSTQRVSSRSIREKMEKLAQAAQKSEIGRSSDVGQHSFYLVDEVSKKRGLFEKELQSAMPMKPSNSVNPWLSKTKQFGSNSSPTELKHVDISTKRSLFENRSLENDTNSRIGKIYK; from the exons ATGTACATCAACCGGAGGAACTGGTCCACTTTGTCCAA CTTGGCGTGCCAGTGGACagtggaggatgaagaggaggtggagcgagagaggaggaggagggtcaAAAGTTCAAGTGGCTGCGACATCGAGGATGACTTCATTGCGGCCCCCATTGGCACACCTCCCAGCAAACCGGAGTCCCCACATGAAAGTTTTCAGGACTCCACAAG TACAGAGCAGATGCAGGTGGATTTCATGGAGATCCTGCGTGTTCGGGATGAGAAGCGCCAGCTGAGGCGCACGGAATCTCTGAGACGCCAGAAAGGCATTGGGGAGGATGATGAGTGTGGCAATAGAAGAGCATCCAGTGAGGAGCTAACTGTGGAACAGTGCGAATCTATCACCGAATCACACCTGCCACAGAGGTCAACAGCTCCGATCTCGAGCAGTCAT CATGAAAATGGAGACCCACGAGAGAAAAACTCTATTTCCAAGCAACCATCCAACCCAGCCCGCAAGTTTGTCag TTCTGTTTCAATCTCTCTGGACAAGAGTCCCTCCACCAGTGGGCCCTCAACTCCAGTGAGCCCCATCTCGCCAATGAACCCAAGGTCAGCGAGAGAACAATGGACCTCACCTAGCAATAGCCCCTCCTCTCTAGCCCCCAGGATCCGAATTCCCAATGGACATGCACCACAG ACCTGTGTGATTAGCTCTACGACCAACAATAAGTCTGAGACCACAACCAATCCAGTCTTCATAAGAAAGAGCTCCAGGACCATATCTTTTAGG ATGATGCGAAAGACAGATGAAGAGAGTTCACCTTTACAGAGGAG TGCAAGTGTCAAGGTGGCCTCAAAAAAGTTTGACCTGGATAAG AATGGACCCCCTAAAGAGGAAAAAGAGCCATCCTTCCAGAGGAA TTCAACGCAACGAGTCTCATCTCGGTCCATCCgggagaaaatggaaaaactggCCCAAGCAGCGCAG AAATCAGAAATTGGTCGATCTTCTGACGTGGGCCAGCACAGTTTTTATCTCGTGGACGAGGTTTCCAAAAAAAGGGGCCTCTTTGAGAAGGAGCTGCAAAGTGCTATGCCAATGAAACCTTCCAACAGT GTCAATCCCTGGCTCAGCAAGACTAAACAGTTTGGGTCCAACTCCAGTCCCACG GAATTGAAACATGTGGACATCAGCACCAAAAGGAGTTTGTTTGAGAACAGAAGCCTTGAAAATGATACTAACTCCAGGATAGGAAAAATCTACAAGTGA